The region ATCATTACAGGGAGGCCCGCAGCTGGATGCCGAAGCTTCGGCCAGGACTAGTGTAGCGGCCCAGGGCGTCGGAGCCGGCGGACTGGCCGCGCACGTAGGCCCACTGCCAGTAGGTCTCGTCGGTAAGATTCCAGCCGGAAACCTGCAGCTTCAGTCGGGAGGTGAGGGAGAACCAGGCGGAGAGATCCGCCACCTGGTAAGAGGGCGCTTGGAATTGAGTCGAGTCGGACGGCAGGTCCTCCGCGTCCTTGGAGTCGACGAAGGTGCCCACCAGCTCGGCGCCCCAGCGTCCCGAAGGTCGCACGTAGCGTAGGCCGGTGACCAGCCGCGGCGGTGCGATGGACTCCAGCGGCTCGCCGGCGGTGACGTTGTCGCCCTCGACGGAGCTGTAGGCACCGCGGATCCTCCAGGCCTTGGCCAGCCGCAGGTCGCCGGCCACCTCGATGCCCGAGGTCTCCACCTCGTCGATGTTCTGCGGCTGGAACTCGATCAAGCCGAGGAACGGATTGAAGCCCAGGGTGACGGTGTCGATGAAATCGTCGAAGCGATTCTCGAAAGCCGTGATGCTGAAGCTGCCGCGGGCGAAGCTGGCCCGCAGCCCGACCTCGAAATTGTCGCTGGTCTCCGGCTGGAGATCCGCGTTGGGCAGCGTGCGGTAGCCGCCGGCTTGATTGGTGAACCCGTTGTTCACCGCGGTCATGGGCGGCGCGCGGAACCCGCGGGCGTATTGGGCGAAGGCCGAGACCTTGCCACCCAAGGCGAGCACCGCTCCCAGCTTCGGCGACAGGGCTTCATCCACCAGCCCCTCCGGCACTGGCTGGCCGGGGTTGCCGTCGAGGAAGATCTGATCGTTCTCGTTGGGATCGAGGTCGAAGCGGTCATAGCGCAGCCCCGGAATCAGGTTGAGGCGGCCGCCGAAAAGCTCCAGCTCCGCCTGGGCGAAGGCGCCGACTTCCTCCACCGTGCTCTCCGGGAAGTACTTGGTGGGCAACGCCAAAGTGGTGGGCACCGGTTCGCCGGTAGCGATCACCGTCTCGGTGCGGTCCCGCAGCCCGTCCCAATGATCCCGCCGTACCAGGGCGCCGTAGGTCAGGCGCCGGCGAGCGTCCTCGTCGAAGGATTTGAAGAGCTCCACCTCGAGCCCTAGACTGTCCTGCTCGAAGGCCAGGAGGCCGTCCCTCAGAGCGGTCCCCACCGCCGGATCCCGAATCTCGACGGTGCGCTGGGACGTCTCCGCATCCTGCCAGTAGACTTTCCAGACCAGGGAATCCGCCGCGAAGCTCTCCCAGACGTAGGACTGCTCCAGGCTCAGCCGCCGACGATCCTGCTCGTCCTCGCCGTCGGAGTCGAGGATGGCGCTGGCGAAGGGCGACCCCGGAGCGCGGCTGCTGAACACCTCGGTCTCCGCCTGAGCATCGAAGAGCTCCAGGGTGAGGCCGAGAACGGAGCGGTCCCCGGGCGTGAAGTCGACCTTGGCGAGCAGATTGTCGGAGCGCCGGTCGATGGGGTTGGGCTCGGTGCGGGAGGAATCCTGGGTGGCGACCTCACCCTGGTTGTCGAGCTCGTGACCGTCGCGGTGGCCGTAAACCACCGAACCCTGCCAGCGCTCGTTGCCCCGAGCGTAGACCAGGGTGCCGGAGCTTTCGTCCCCCCGGCTGTCATAGCCCGCCCGGAAGCCGAGATATTGAGGTCGGCTGCCCAGGTAGCTGCGGGGGCTGCGAGTGACCAGCGAAACGACGCCCCCCAAGGCGTCGCTGCCGTAGAGAGCCGAGCCGGCGCTACGCACCACCTCCAGGCGCTCCAAAGCCGCCACGTCGAGACTGTATTGGGTAACGCTGAAAGGGCCGAAGTCGAATTGTTCGGCGGTGGGAATGCCGTCGATCTGAGTCAGCACCCGATTGCCGCCGACGCCGCGGATATTGAAGCCGCTGACGCCCAAGCGGGTCAGATCACCCTCGACATAGACGCCGGGCATGAATTGGGTCAGATCCGCGATGCCGGTGTAGCCCAGCTCCTCGATCTCCTGGGAGTCGACCACCTCGATCTGGCCGGGGGTCTTCTCCACGGCTCGTTCCGACCGCGTGGCGGTGACCGTCACGGCGCCTTGGAAGATTGGACCCTGGGAGCTGGTGGAGGCAGCAGGCTGGGAAGGCTCCTCCGCCCCAGAGTCCTGCGGAACCGAGGTCTCTTGAGCCGAGCTCGGCGACTCCTCCCCGGCGCCTACCGGCGACGGCGCAGCAGCAGCGGAGGCCGGCACTGCCAGAACGCAGGAGCCCCACAAAAGCGCCAGCGTGAGGGCCCGAATCGGCCCCTGCAGCAGCGCGTCAGATCTTCGAGGAGAGGGTTGAAGAGGAGGGAGGACGCCGCGAGACTTCCACAAGGCGAGCATGTATAGTTCCTCTGTGGTGAAGGACTTCGGCCTAGCCGAGGCCCGGATCCATATTCAAGGCGGCGACCCCGACTCCGCCCGAGTTCCAGGGGTCGTCGCCGTCTTCCTGTCTAAAGCCTGTCCAGACCTCGATGTCACTGCATCGAGCTGTGCCCGAGACCTTATTGAGACGATGTCTCAATAGCGTTAGAATAATACTGGAGCAATTCAGTCCTAGTTGTCAAGCGCCGAGGACCAAAAGGGGGGAGAACTACCGTCGAGGAGCTGGTCTGGGGAGGGGTTGAAGCCCGACGCCGGGGAGGCGGCGGAGCCGAGAGGAAAGGGGGGAGTGAGGAAACTCTGGGGAGCTCGAGGCTAAATCACAGGGCGGCCAGGGAGCCCTTGCCTTGGCGCGGGGTCTCTGACTCCTCGTTCCGGGTCTTGTCGGCAACGCCGCCGGTCTTTCCCTCGAGATCGAAGCCCGCGGCCTCGAGGTCCCGGATCAACCCGTATTTCCACATCCCGATCTGGTCGAGGGGAATAGCGAGGAGAGAGGAGAGCTCGGCGGGGACGTCGAGATCCTCTTCGTGGATCACGCTGACGAAGCGGCGCCCGAGCTTGCCCACCAGATAACCGAGCTGAAAGATCAACTGTGGATCCGGCCGGCGGACGGTACCCTTCGACGAC is a window of Acidobacteriota bacterium DNA encoding:
- a CDS encoding TonB-dependent hemoglobin/transferrin/lactoferrin family receptor, translating into MLALWKSRGVLPPLQPSPRRSDALLQGPIRALTLALLWGSCVLAVPASAAAAPSPVGAGEESPSSAQETSVPQDSGAEEPSQPAASTSSQGPIFQGAVTVTATRSERAVEKTPGQIEVVDSQEIEELGYTGIADLTQFMPGVYVEGDLTRLGVSGFNIRGVGGNRVLTQIDGIPTAEQFDFGPFSVTQYSLDVAALERLEVVRSAGSALYGSDALGGVVSLVTRSPRSYLGSRPQYLGFRAGYDSRGDESSGTLVYARGNERWQGSVVYGHRDGHELDNQGEVATQDSSRTEPNPIDRRSDNLLAKVDFTPGDRSVLGLTLELFDAQAETEVFSSRAPGSPFASAILDSDGEDEQDRRRLSLEQSYVWESFAADSLVWKVYWQDAETSQRTVEIRDPAVGTALRDGLLAFEQDSLGLEVELFKSFDEDARRRLTYGALVRRDHWDGLRDRTETVIATGEPVPTTLALPTKYFPESTVEEVGAFAQAELELFGGRLNLIPGLRYDRFDLDPNENDQIFLDGNPGQPVPEGLVDEALSPKLGAVLALGGKVSAFAQYARGFRAPPMTAVNNGFTNQAGGYRTLPNADLQPETSDNFEVGLRASFARGSFSITAFENRFDDFIDTVTLGFNPFLGLIEFQPQNIDEVETSGIEVAGDLRLAKAWRIRGAYSSVEGDNVTAGEPLESIAPPRLVTGLRYVRPSGRWGAELVGTFVDSKDAEDLPSDSTQFQAPSYQVADLSAWFSLTSRLKLQVSGWNLTDETYWQWAYVRGQSAGSDALGRYTSPGRSFGIQLRASL
- a CDS encoding nucleotide-binding protein, whose amino-acid sequence is MARTGIKIYVVHGHGCSFVEPVVKYLRSLGLYPILLHDASRTDRSLVERFENFGSKAYALFLVSEEAGVATQVSKGASSKGTVRRPDPQLIFQLGYLVGKLGRRFVSVIHEEDLDVPAELSSLLAIPLDQIGMWKYGLIRDLEAAGFDLEGKTGGVADKTRNEESETPRQGKGSLAAL